Proteins from a genomic interval of Rubinisphaera italica:
- the epmB gene encoding EF-P beta-lysylation protein EpmB, whose protein sequence is MNKTARTAILQEQRTNTLEKANSESNWQLELVNACRDPDKLLSRLGLTEILPAYMAADFPFLVPESFIRRMKIGDPNDPLLKQVLPVHYENDVVPNFLSDPVADLTASPVPGMVHKYVNRVLLITSGSCAVNCRYCFRRHFPYSEAPRSLESWKPVFEEIGNRPEVDEVILSGGDPLTLNDRRLGLMIEKLAEIPHLQRIRFHSRLPIVLPSRVTEGLLNALRKTRLQPIFVVHANHGNEIVDDCATALRRLVRAGIPVLNQAVLLRGINDSINAQVDLCTRLVNVGAMPYYLNQLDRVQGAAHFEVSVERGREIMAGLRKNLSGYAVPRYVVDVPECDGKTEL, encoded by the coding sequence ATGAACAAGACCGCTCGAACGGCGATTCTACAGGAACAGCGAACAAATACGCTGGAAAAGGCTAATTCCGAGTCAAATTGGCAGTTGGAGCTGGTGAATGCGTGTCGTGATCCCGACAAATTGCTCTCCCGGCTGGGTTTGACGGAAATCCTTCCTGCATACATGGCGGCTGATTTCCCTTTTCTGGTGCCGGAATCGTTTATTCGACGAATGAAAATCGGAGATCCGAATGATCCTCTCTTGAAACAAGTTCTGCCGGTCCACTACGAAAATGATGTCGTGCCCAACTTTCTCAGCGACCCAGTCGCCGATTTGACGGCATCGCCAGTTCCGGGGATGGTTCATAAGTATGTAAATCGTGTACTGTTAATCACTTCGGGCAGCTGCGCGGTGAATTGCCGTTATTGTTTTCGGAGACATTTCCCCTATTCGGAGGCTCCGCGTTCGCTGGAATCGTGGAAGCCGGTTTTTGAGGAGATTGGGAATCGGCCTGAAGTCGATGAAGTGATCCTCAGCGGGGGAGATCCTTTGACGTTGAATGATCGCAGACTCGGTTTGATGATCGAAAAACTGGCTGAAATCCCGCATCTGCAGAGAATCCGATTTCATTCCCGATTGCCGATCGTGCTTCCGAGTCGGGTGACGGAAGGTTTGCTGAATGCTTTGCGTAAGACGCGATTACAGCCGATTTTTGTCGTACATGCGAATCATGGAAACGAAATTGTTGATGACTGCGCCACAGCGTTACGCCGCCTCGTTCGAGCTGGTATTCCGGTTTTGAATCAAGCGGTTCTGCTCCGGGGCATTAACGACTCGATCAATGCTCAGGTTGATTTGTGTACGCGGTTAGTGAATGTGGGAGCGATGCCGTATTACCTGAATCAGCTGGATCGGGTGCAGGGGGCGGCTCATTTTGAAGTGTCTGTGGAACGCGGGCGGGAGATTATGGCTGGGCTCCGAAAAAATCTC